Proteins from one Nicotiana tabacum cultivar K326 chromosome 23, ASM71507v2, whole genome shotgun sequence genomic window:
- the LOC107765124 gene encoding putative plastid-lipid-associated protein 11, chloroplastic, with translation MATGFFLPATPNFFMHFPSNPKSYKIHCSSLTSQSLSAKDNLLRLISDQERGLKTQSDPQKLSEIISAIDELADIGRDTVTTDASLSATWRLLWTTEKEQLYIIKTAAPFFGTKAGDVLQVIDVEKGTLNNVITFPPDGVFFVRSTIDVASSQRVNFRFTSAVLRGKNWEFPLPPFGQGWFETVYLDDEIRVVKDIRQDYLVVERAPYTWKE, from the exons ATGGCAACCGGCTTCTTCCTTCCCGCCACTCCTAATTTCTTTATGCACTTCCCTTCTAATCCCAAATCTTACAAAATCCATTGTTCCTCCCTCACATCTCAATCCCTCTCAGCCAAGGATAATCTCCTTCGCCTTATCTCTGACCAAGAACGTGGCCTCAAGACTCAATCTGACCCGCAAAAACTCTCTGAAATAATCAGCGCAATTGACGAGTTAGCCGATATCGGACGTGACACTGTCACCACTGACGCTTCCCTTTCGGCCACCTGGCGTTTGCTTTGGACTACGGAGAAAGAGcaactttatattattaaaaCTGCTGCTCCCTTTTTTGGTACTAAAGCTGGTGATGTTCTCCAAGTTATTGATGTTGAAAAAGGGACTCTTAATAATGTTATTACTTTCCCCCCTGATGGAGTCTTCTTTGTTCGGTCCACTATTGATGTTGCTTCTTCTCAACGTGTGAATTTCAG ATTCACAAGTGCAGTTCTGCGTGGAAAAAATTGGGAGTTTCCTCTGCCACCTTTTGGACAAGGGTG GTTTGAGACTGTATACCTTGATGATGAGATTCGGGTAGTCAAAGATATCAGGCAAGATTACCTGGTTGTTGAACGTGCTCCTTATACTTGGAAAGAATGA